One region of Camelina sativa cultivar DH55 chromosome 6, Cs, whole genome shotgun sequence genomic DNA includes:
- the LOC104789995 gene encoding uncharacterized protein LOC104789995 isoform X2, producing MTLGFMVEPLNHFLIPFLITLFDSICLMVAGGLDDCKDVDVVSEIADCSTSGMARAVSLGLQEYPSLDYDNVNEIKSVPAASSVFEFQKTDKEKVPQRLPIRSFSKPAPSKWDDAQKWIASPTANRPKTGGQVHVPGSRKGPSFGRQTSMKIVEVADQRTVEEPDTKRIDVSEMRKETGHKFVSWEVDSYTAADSYVKPVLMVENSTEVNLSRHDSSVATAFAQPPSTVRSVSMRDMGTEMTPIASQEPSRNGTPIRATTPIRSPISSEPSSPGRQASASPMTKQELSEKELQMNTRREIMVLGTQLGKLNIAAWASKEDEDKDASTSLKTKASLQTSKSVSEARATAWEEAEKAKHMARFRREEMKIQAWENHQKAKSEAEMKKTEVEVERIKGQAQDRLMKKLAAIERKAEEKRAAAEAKKDRQAAKTEKQAEQIRRTGKVPSLLFSCFSFCS from the exons ATGACCCTAGGGTTTATGGTGGAGCCCCTTAATCATTTCTTAATACCCTTTTTAATAACGCTTTTTGACTCTATTTGCTTAATGG TTGCTGGTGGTTTAGATGATTGTAAAGATGTTGATGTTGTGAGTGAGATTGCTGATTGTTCTACTTCAGGGATGGCTCGAGCTGTTAGTTTGGGTCTTCAAGAGTATCCGAGTCTTGATTATGATAATGTGAATGAGATTAAGAGTGTTCCTGCTGCATCATCTGTCTTTGAGTTTCAAAAGACTGATAAGGAAAAGGTTCCTCAAAGATTGCCTATTAGATCATTCTCTAAACCGGCTCCATCTAAATGGGATGATGCTCAGAAATGGATTGCTAGTCCTACAGCTAACCGACCAAAGACTGGAGGACAGGTTCATGTTCCGGGTTCGAGGAAAGGGCCTAGCTTTGGTCGCCAGACTTCTATGAAGATTGTTGAAGTTGCTGATCAAAGAACGGTTGAAGAACCTGACACAAAACGGATAGATGTAAGCGAAATGAGAAAGGAGACAGGACACAAGTTTGTTAGCTGGGAAGTTGATTCATACACAGCTGCGGATTCATATGTCAAACCGGTTCTTATGGTTGAGAACTCTACTGAAG TTAATCTCAGTCGACATGACTCGTCAGTTGCAACTGCGTTTGCTCAGCCGCCTTCAACAGTAAGATCTGTATCGATGAGAGACATGGGGACTGAAATGACTCCTATAGCTAGCCAAGAACCTTCAAGAAACGGGACACCGATCAGGGCAACAACGCCAATCAGAAGTCCTATATCTTCTGAACCTTCAAGTCCAGGGAGGCAAGCATCAGCTTCTCCTATGACTAAGCAGGAACTGTCAGAGAAAGAGCTTCAAATGAACACTAGGAGAGAGATAATGGTGTTGGGTACTCAACTTGGTAAATTAAACATTGCTGCTTGGGCTAGCAAAGAGGATGAAGACAAAGACGCTTCAACATCACTGAAGACCAAAGCTTCTCTACAAACTTCTAAAAGTGTCTCTGAAGCTCGTGCTACCGCGTGGGAGGAAGCAGAAAAGGCTAAGCACATGGCTAG GTTCAGACGCGAAGAGATGAAGATTCAAGCATGGGAGAATCATCAAAAAGCAAAATCTGAAGCCGAGATGAAAAAAACTGAG GTGGAAGTTGAGAGGATTAAAGGACAAGCGCAAGACCGGTTGATGAAGAAACTAGCTGCAATCGAGCGCAAAGCAGAGGAGAAGCGAGCAGCAGCTGAAGCAAAGAAAGATCGTCAGGcagctaaaacagagaaacaagcTGAACAAATCAGAAGAACAGGCAAAGTACCTTCATTGTTGTTCTCTTGCTTTAGCT
- the LOC104790006 gene encoding phytosulfokine receptor 1-like produces MRVHRLCVIVIFLTELLCFFCSSSESQTTTFTCHQRDLDALRDFIANLEPKPDGWTNPSSSTDCCNWTGVTCNSTSTNITRVTKLELGNKKLSGKLSESLGKLDEIRVLNLSLNFINDSIPVSVFNLANLQTLDLSSNDLSGEIPTSINLPALQSLNLSSNGFNGSLPSHICHNSTQIKVVKLAVNYFAGEFTPGFGKCLLLEHLCLGMNNLTGTIPEDLFRLQSLNLLGIQENRLSGPLSPSIGNLTGLVRLDISLNFFSGEIPDVFYRMPQLKFFLGQTNKFIGGIPKSLANSPTLNLLNLRNNTLTGPLLLNCTAMSSLNSLDLGTNRFNGSLPENLPGCNRLKNVNLARNAFHGQVPESFKNFQSLDYFSLSNSSLVNISSALEILQHCKNLTTLVLTLNFHGEALPDATSLLHFEKLKVLVVANCRLTGSMPSWLSSSNDLQLLDLSWNRLTGAIPSWIGEFKDLFYLDLSNNSFTGEIPRSLTLLPSLTSRNISFNEPSPDFPFFMKRNESARALQYNQIFGFPPTIELAHNNLSGPIWEEFGKLKKLHVFDLKWNELSGSIPSSLSGMTSLEALDLSNNHLTGSIPASLQRLSFLSKFSVAFNNLSGVIPSGGQFQTFPNSSFESNDLCGEHRLPCSGGSTMDRSSERPLIKRSGRSKGADIGMAVGIALGSVFLLTLLLLIVLRSRRRSGEVDPEIEESESMTRKEHGEMGSKLVVLFQNNDKELSYDDLLDSTNSFDQANIIGCGGFGMVYKATLPDGKKVAIKKLSGDCGQIEREFEAEVETLSRAQHPNLVLLKGFCFYNNDRLLIYSYMENGSLDYWLHERNDGPALLNWRTRLKIAQGAAKGLLYLHEACDPHILHRDIKSSNILLDENFDSHLADFGLARLMSPYETHVSTDLVGTLGYIPPEYGQASVATYKGDIYSFGVVLLELLTDKRPVDMCKPKGCRDLISWVVKMKHENRASEVFDPLVYSREKDKEMCRVLEIACLCLCENPKQRPTTQQLVSWLDDV; encoded by the coding sequence ATGCGTGTTCATCGTTTGTGTGTGATCGTCATCTTCCTCACAGAGCTACTATGCTTCTTCTGTTCCTCCTCGGAATCTCAGACCACCACCTTCACGTGCCATCAACGTGACCTCGATGCCTTGCGTGACTTCATAGCTAATCTCGAACCAAAACCAGATGGTTGGAccaatccttcttcttctacagaTTGCTGTAACTGGACCGGAGTCACCTGCAATTCAACCTCTACAAACATCACAAGAGTTACTAAACTTGAGCTCGGCAACAAAAAGCTGTCGGGAAAGCTGTCTGAATCTCTCGGGAAGCTTGATGagattagggttcttaatctctctctcaactTCATCAACGACTCGATCCCTGTTTCGGTATTCAACTTGGCGAATCTACAGACTCTTGATTTGAGCTCTAACGATCTCTCCGGCGAAATCCCAACAAGTATAAATCTCCCGGCTCTTCAAAGTCTTAATCTTTCGTCCAATGGGTTCAACGGCTCGCTTCCTTCTCATATCTGCCATAACTCTACTCAAATCAAGGTTGTGAAACTCGCCGTGAACTACTTCGCCGGAGAATTCACTCCCGGGTTTGGGAAATGCCTTCTCCTTGAGCATCTCTGTCTTGGTATGAACAATCTCACCGGTACTATCCCTGAGGATCTGTTTCGTCTccaaagtttgaatcttttaggGATTCAAGAGAATCGTCTCTCTGGACCGTTGAGTCCTAGTATTGGTAATCTCACTGGTCTCGTTCGTCTTGATATTTCTTTGAATTTCTTTTCCGGTGAGATCCCTGATGTCTTCTATCGAATGCCTCAGTTAAAGTTTTTCTTAGGTCAGACCAATAAGTTCATCGgaggaatccctaaatcgttgGCGAATTCACCTACTTTGAATCTACTTAACCTGAGGAACAACACGTTAACAGGTCCTTTGCTGTTGAATTGCACAGCGATGAGTTCTTTGAACTCTCTTGATTTGGGTACTAATAGATTCAATGGTTCGTTACCTGAGAATCTTCCTGGTTGCAACCGGTTGAAGAACGTGAACCTCGCTCGAAACGCTTTCCATGGACAAGTACCAGAGAGTTTCAAGAACTTCCAGAGCTTAGATTACTTCTCGTTATCGAACTCGAGTTTGGTTAACATCTCTTCAGCGCTTGAGATACTTCAGCATTGCAAGAACTTGACGACTCTTGTTCTTACATTGAACTTTCATGGAGAGGCTTTACCTGACGCAACGAGTCTTCTTCATTTCGAGAAGCTTAAGGTGTTAGTTGTGGCTAACTGCAGGCTTACTGGTTCAATGCCGAGTTGGTTAAGCTCGAGTAATGATCTTCAGTTGTTGGATCTTTCTTGGAACCGTTTAACTGGAGCTATCCCTAGCTGGATTGGTGAATTCAAAGATCTGTTCTACTTGGATTTATCTAACAACTCGTTTACTGGAGAGATCCCAAGGAGCTTAACTCTGTTGCCGAGTCTCACTAGCAGAAACATCTCGTTCAATGAACCATCTCCAGATTTCCCGTTTTTCATGAAACGAAACGAGAGCGCGAGGGCGTTGCAGTACAATCAGATATTCGGGTTCCCGCCAACGATTGAGTTAGCTCATAACAATCTCTCTGGACCTATTTGGGAGGAGTTTGGTAAGCTGAAGAAGCTGCATGTGTTTGATCTCAAGTGGAATGAGTTATCAGGATCTATTCCTAGCTCTCTCTCGGGTATGACTAGCTTGGAAGCTCTTGATCTCTCGAACAACCATCTTACAGGATCCATCCCTGCTTCTCTTCAAAGACTCTCGTTTCTCTCCAAGTTTAGTGTTGCTTTTAACAATCTCTCCGGGGTAATCCCTTCTGGTGGACAGTTTCAGACGTTTCCAAACTCGAGCTTCGAGAGTAATGATCTATGCGGGGAACATAGGCTCCCCTGTTCTGGAGGTAGTACAATGGATCGTAGCTCTGAGAGACCATTGATCAAACGGTCAGGGAGAAGCAAAGGAGCTGACATTGGGATGGCGGTTGGGATCGCGCTTggttctgtttttcttctcactcttctcttgTTGATTGTGTTGCGTTCTCGTAGACGGTCAGGGGAAGTTGATCCGGAGATAGAAGAATCAGAGAGCATGACTCGGAAAGAACACGGAGAGATGGGATCTAAGCTTGTGGTTTTGTTTCAGAACAATGATAAAGAGCTCTCATATGATGATCTTTTGGACTCAACGAACAGTTTTGATCAAGCTAACATCATCGGCTGTGGCGGGTTCGGTATGGTTTACAAAGCGACGTTACCAGACGGGAAGAAAGTTGCGATCAAGAAGTTATCTGGAGACTGCGGCCAGATCGAAAGAGAGTTCGAAGCAGAAGTTGAAACACTCTCGAGAGCACAACATCCAAACCTTGTTCTACTTAAAGGGTTCTGTTTCTACAACAACGACCGGCTTTTAATCTATTCGTATATGGAAAACGGAAGCTTAGACTACTGGCTACACGAGCGTAACGACGGTCCAGCTTTATTGAATTGGAGAACTCGGCTTAAGATCGCTCAAGGCGCTGCGAAAGGGTTACTTTACTTGCATGAAGCTTGTGATCCTCATATCTTACACCGTGATATTAAGTCTAGCAACATTCTTCTCGATGAGAACTTCGACTCTCATTTAGCGGATTTTGGACTCGCTAGGCTGATGAGTCCTTACGAGACGCATGTAAGTACGGATTTGGTTGGGACTCTAGGTTATATACCTCCGGAATACGGGCAAGCCTCTGTGGCTACTTACAAAGGTGATATATACAGTTTTGGGGTCGTGCTTCTCGAGCTTTTAACTGATAAAAGACCGGTGGATATGTGTAAGCCTAAAGGATGTAGGGATCTGATCTCTTGGGTTGTTAAGATGAAGCATGAGAATCGAGCAAGTGAGGTTTTTGATCCGTTAGTTTATAgtagagagaaagataaagagatGTGTCGGGTTCTTGAGATTgcttgtttatgtttatgtgaaaaCCCGAAACAGAGACCAACTACTCAACAGTTAGTCTCTTGGCTTGATGATGTCTAG
- the LOC109133259 gene encoding extensin-3-like, with product MKMIFNLSLIKIVVTLRPLAFGLVQARYPTSSTELFHSIPDRSAKTSVNQYPGVTHPFLPPTHPPPPHKNVKMSTNQYPGVIHPFCPPSHGKHPPPPHKNVKMSANQYPGVIHPFCPPSHGKHPPPPQKNMKMSANQYPGVTHPFYPPSHGKHPPPPQKNMKMSANQYPGVTHPFLPPTHGKHPPPPHKYVKMSTNQYPGVTHPFLPPSHGKHPPPPSKTNNIHIVLSFGL from the coding sequence atgaaaatgattttCAACCTCTCTCTAATAAAAATAGTGGTTACTCTGCGTCCTCTTGCATTTGGTCTTGTCCAGGCTAGGTACCCAACTTCCTCAACTGAATTATTTCATTCTATACCAGACAGAAGTGCAAAAACATCAGTAAACCAATATCCCGGCGTGACACATCCATTTTTACCTCCAACacatccaccaccaccacataaAAACGTGAAGATGTCAACAAACCAATATCCAGGTGTGATACATCCATTTTGTCCTCCGTCACACGGAAaacatccaccaccaccacataaGAACGTGAAGATGTCAGCAAACCAATATCCAGGTGTAATACATCCATTTTGTCCTCCGTCACACGGAAaacatccaccaccaccacagaAGAACATGAAGATGTCGGCAAATCAATATCCAGGTGTGACACATCCATTTTATCCTCCATCACACGGAAaacatccaccaccaccacagaAGAACATGAAGATGTCGGCAAATCAATATCCAGGTGTGACACATCCATTTTTACCTCCAACACACGGAAaacatccaccaccaccacataaGTACGTGAAGATGTCAACAAACCAATATCCAGGTGTGACACATCCATTTTTACCTCCATCACATGGAAaacatccaccaccaccatctaaaactaataatatacatatagttTTGTCTTTCGGGTTATAA
- the LOC104790004 gene encoding tobamovirus multiplication protein 3 produces MRIGGIASSAMMMSSSDVVEALNLKEASNWWSDVNESPIWQDRIFHVLAVLYGIVSVVAVIQLVRIQLRVPEYGWTTQKVFHFLNFVVNGVRAVVFVFRRNVQFMHPEILQHILLDIPSLAFFTTYALLVLFWAEIYYQARAVSTDGLRPSFFTINAVVYVVQICLWLVLWWKPVRIMIILSKMFFAGVSLFAALGFLLYGGRLFLMLQRFPVESKGRSKKLQEVGYVTTICFTCFLIRCIMMCFAAFDEGANLDVLEHPILNFIYYLLVEILPSSLVLFILRKLPPKRGITQYSQIR; encoded by the exons ATGAGAATCGGCGGTATTGCGTCGTCGGCGATGATGATGTCATCTTCTGATGTGGTGGAAGCGTTGAATCTCAAAGAAGCTTCGAATTGGTGGTCTGATGTTAACGAGTCTCCGATTTGGCAGGATCGTATCTTCCATGTCCTCGCTGTTCTTTACGGAATCGTTTCCGTCGTTGCTGTG ATTCAACTTGTGAGGATACAATTGAGAGTTCCGGAATATGGATGGACGACGCAAAAGGTCTTCCACTTTCTTAATTTCGTTGTTAATGGAG TTCGTGCTGTGGTGTTTGTCTTCAGGAGAAATGTGCAGTTCATGCATCCAGAG ATTCTGCAACATATCTTGCTTGATATTCCAAGTCTTGCTTTCTTCACCACCTATGCTCTTCTCGTTCTCTTCTGGGCTGAAATTTACTATCAG GCGCGTGCAGTATCTACTGATGGACTGAGGCCAAGCTTCTTCACAATTAATGCAGTTGTATATGTAGTTCAG ATTTGTCTTTGGTTGGTTTTGTGGTGGAAGCCTGTTCGAATTATGATAATCCTATCTAAGATGTTCTTTGCAG GTGTTTCATTGTTCGCTGCCCTTGGATTCCTACTTTACGGTGGAAG GCTTTTCCTAATGTTGCAAAGGTTTCCAGTAGAATCTAAAGGGCGCAGCAAAAAGCTGCAAGAG GTTGGCTACGTGACAACCATATGTTTCACTTGTTTCCTCATCAGATGTATCATG ATGTGCTTTGCTGCTTTCGATGAGGGGGCAAACCTTGATGTGTTAGAACATCCCATCCTCAACTTCATATATTACCTG TTGGTGGAGATATTACCGTCTTCTCTGGTCCTCTTCATCTTGAGAAAGCTACCACCAAAACGAGGCATTACACAATACAGTCAGATTCGCTGA
- the LOC104789995 gene encoding uncharacterized protein LOC104789995 isoform X1 has translation MDYERIGKTQVTTSSGGGFSPGKLRSMLLLGVDRKKKEEEEEEDSNPPTMRSGSNHIDDPRVYVAGGLDDCKDVDVVSEIADCSTSGMARAVSLGLQEYPSLDYDNVNEIKSVPAASSVFEFQKTDKEKVPQRLPIRSFSKPAPSKWDDAQKWIASPTANRPKTGGQVHVPGSRKGPSFGRQTSMKIVEVADQRTVEEPDTKRIDVSEMRKETGHKFVSWEVDSYTAADSYVKPVLMVENSTEVNLSRHDSSVATAFAQPPSTVRSVSMRDMGTEMTPIASQEPSRNGTPIRATTPIRSPISSEPSSPGRQASASPMTKQELSEKELQMNTRREIMVLGTQLGKLNIAAWASKEDEDKDASTSLKTKASLQTSKSVSEARATAWEEAEKAKHMARFRREEMKIQAWENHQKAKSEAEMKKTEVEVERIKGQAQDRLMKKLAAIERKAEEKRAAAEAKKDRQAAKTEKQAEQIRRTGKVPSLLFSCFSFCS, from the exons atggATTACGAACGAATCGGAAAGACCcag GTTACTACTAGTAGCGGCGGCGGGTTTTCACCGGGGAAGTTAAGGAGTATGCTTCTTCTAGGTgttgatagaaagaagaaagaagaagaagaagaagaagactctaaTCCTCCTACAATGAGATCTGGGTCTAATCATATTGATGACCCTAGGGTTTATG TTGCTGGTGGTTTAGATGATTGTAAAGATGTTGATGTTGTGAGTGAGATTGCTGATTGTTCTACTTCAGGGATGGCTCGAGCTGTTAGTTTGGGTCTTCAAGAGTATCCGAGTCTTGATTATGATAATGTGAATGAGATTAAGAGTGTTCCTGCTGCATCATCTGTCTTTGAGTTTCAAAAGACTGATAAGGAAAAGGTTCCTCAAAGATTGCCTATTAGATCATTCTCTAAACCGGCTCCATCTAAATGGGATGATGCTCAGAAATGGATTGCTAGTCCTACAGCTAACCGACCAAAGACTGGAGGACAGGTTCATGTTCCGGGTTCGAGGAAAGGGCCTAGCTTTGGTCGCCAGACTTCTATGAAGATTGTTGAAGTTGCTGATCAAAGAACGGTTGAAGAACCTGACACAAAACGGATAGATGTAAGCGAAATGAGAAAGGAGACAGGACACAAGTTTGTTAGCTGGGAAGTTGATTCATACACAGCTGCGGATTCATATGTCAAACCGGTTCTTATGGTTGAGAACTCTACTGAAG TTAATCTCAGTCGACATGACTCGTCAGTTGCAACTGCGTTTGCTCAGCCGCCTTCAACAGTAAGATCTGTATCGATGAGAGACATGGGGACTGAAATGACTCCTATAGCTAGCCAAGAACCTTCAAGAAACGGGACACCGATCAGGGCAACAACGCCAATCAGAAGTCCTATATCTTCTGAACCTTCAAGTCCAGGGAGGCAAGCATCAGCTTCTCCTATGACTAAGCAGGAACTGTCAGAGAAAGAGCTTCAAATGAACACTAGGAGAGAGATAATGGTGTTGGGTACTCAACTTGGTAAATTAAACATTGCTGCTTGGGCTAGCAAAGAGGATGAAGACAAAGACGCTTCAACATCACTGAAGACCAAAGCTTCTCTACAAACTTCTAAAAGTGTCTCTGAAGCTCGTGCTACCGCGTGGGAGGAAGCAGAAAAGGCTAAGCACATGGCTAG GTTCAGACGCGAAGAGATGAAGATTCAAGCATGGGAGAATCATCAAAAAGCAAAATCTGAAGCCGAGATGAAAAAAACTGAG GTGGAAGTTGAGAGGATTAAAGGACAAGCGCAAGACCGGTTGATGAAGAAACTAGCTGCAATCGAGCGCAAAGCAGAGGAGAAGCGAGCAGCAGCTGAAGCAAAGAAAGATCGTCAGGcagctaaaacagagaaacaagcTGAACAAATCAGAAGAACAGGCAAAGTACCTTCATTGTTGTTCTCTTGCTTTAGCT
- the LOC104790005 gene encoding uncharacterized protein LOC104790005 has protein sequence MANLKSLDYPILQASGKNYLEWVKDTEIHLRSNGLAGCIDEEVESTDKKKNKCLQHMHHHIAESLKSQYLFIDNPLALWTQLKRRYGHQKTVLLPKAEFDWKNLRIQDYKSVEEYNSELFRIVSLLRLCGKEVTERELIEKTLSTFSPNNRVLQQQYRHQGFADYGALIECLLLAEQNDELLLINSAMRPPGTAPLPEANKVDLGKKTAIESKEPKVPHETNYVHRERHYGQGRGGRGRGGRGGQAGRGGRGRGGRGRMSFKPHTKAKSVCHRCGMSNRWSKTCRTPKHLIDAYQEVLKKNPEANYAYIDDEGDFDHENDDLLETSDCLHMDD, from the coding sequence ATGGCAAACCTCAAAAGCCTAGACTATCCCATCTTGCAAGCTTCTGGAAAGAACTACTTGGAATGGGTGAAAGACACCGAAATCCACCTAAGGTCAAATGGCCTAGCTGGTTGCATTGATGAGGAAGTTGAGAGCActgacaagaaaaagaacaagtgtCTCCAACATATGCACCATCACATTGCGGAGAGTCTCAAGAGCCAGTACCTCTTCATAGACAATCCACTCGCCCTTTGGACACAGCTTAAACGCCGTTAcgggcaccaaaagacggtgctccttccaaaggccgagtttgattggaaaaacctaaggatccaggattacaaatccgtggaggagtataactctgagctttttaggattgtctcactccttaggttaTGTGGAAAAGAGGTGACTGAAAGAGAGCTGATAGAAAAGACCTTGTCTACTTTCAGCCCTAACAATAGAGttcttcagcaacagtatcggCATCAAGGTTTTGCCGATTATGGGGCACTCATTGAATgtttactgctagctgagcagaatgATGAGTTGTTGCTGATAAacagtgctatgagacctcctggtacggccccattaccggaagcaaataaggttgatttgggaaagaaaactGCAATAGAGTCTAAGGAGCCAAAAGTGCCCCatgagaccaactacgtccacagagaaagacactacggccaaggccgtggtggcagaggacgtggtggccGTGGCGGACAGGCCGGCCGAGGAGGCCGCGGACGTGGTGGTAGGGGCCGTATGTCCTTTAAACCACACACCAAGGCCAAATCGGTCTGCCACagatgtggtatgtcaaaccgCTGGTCCAAGACTTGTAGAACTCCCAAACACCTCATTGATGCATACCAAGAAGTTCTAAAGAAAAATCCGGAAGCCAACTATGCGTAcatcgatgatgaaggagacttcgatcatgagaatgacGACTTGCTAGAGACTTCCGATTGCCTTCATATGGATGATTGA